TTTCACAAATTTGTGTGTGTATTGGTTTCCGTTAACATCCAGTAATTTAATGATATAAGTTCCTGAAGAAAGCGTGTTCACAGGAACCGTGTTGTTTACAGATTCTTTTTTAAAGATTAATTTTCCGGTCATGTCAAAAACCTCTGCCTTAATGATGGCGGCATCAGACTTCGATTTGATGTTGATAATGTCATTTACCGGATTTGGATAAATTACAAAAGCATCGCCTTGGGCTTCTGTAACTGCAAGTGGGAATGCACCTTCATTAACTGTAACCATGCTATCGATAGCAGGGTTTTCAATCACGTCTATGGTGCCGTTTGGCCATGTGATGACTAGTTTTTCAATTGATGTAGCGCCTCCAATTCCGAAATGGGCATTCAAAGAACTCATGAATTCAAATCCTTCACCACTCCTGATGTCCCTCATCTGCTTGCCCCATGCTCCATAAATTTCAACCCTTGCCCCGATTCCGTTGCTGTTGCTTTGCGTGCCTTTAAGTGCCACCTTGATCCAGTGGTTGCCATTAGGTACTGCAAACCGGATGGTATTTTCATTTAAGATATCAAGGAAACCGTCATTGTTAAGGTCACCAATAGATCCCATATTCAACGCGCCATACGTAGCAGGTACGAAAGTCATATTGCCTTGGTTAAACATGATCCTGCCACCAGCACTGAGCACATCAATCCAGCCGTTGTTGTCAAAGTCGTAAGCTACATAATCCCTGTTGTTGGTACCGTCCGTATCCCAACCGGATCCGGCAGTAATGTTTGTAAAAGGTTCTTCAACACTGTTTGATTTGTCAAGATCATTCCTGAAAAATTTGTGGCCTACGCCACCGTTCGACCCGATCAGGATATCCATATCACCATCATTGTCGAAATCAGCAATGGCTGAAGACCAGGATTGTATCGGAGTCACATTGATTCCGGCCAATGCAGAAACATCGGTAAATACGCCATTCCCATCGTTCCTGTGCAATTCACATGGAGGTCCTGAGCACTTGGAAATGAACATATCCACATCGCCATCATTGTCGTAATCTGTCCAAAGCGAGGCATAGTTTCCGCCAGTTGTTGTAAGTCCGAGGCTGTAAGCACCCGGTGTCGTGCCTGACTGATAGTAAGTCATTTCGCCATTTCCGTCATTAATGTAATATACGTTGCGGTTTACGTCGTGACAG
This genomic stretch from Flavobacterium pallidum harbors:
- a CDS encoding FG-GAP-like repeat-containing protein, whose product is MYLKNYLNKKKPAFFTKILTMAAMMSSGLALAQNSCQTALPITAGMYTIDAINGTNIASVCTTAGAAEWYSYTPAANYTLTVSSDFEQNICGDTGFVVYTGDCSALTCYVEDDDSGIIPCNVAPNNSYLSKKSFDVQAGVTYYIAWDNRWSPNGFDFQLLEGPPVIVPVSYISQTIPTIPTGNSIYNNCVVDMNGDHLDDLVNVSSQTLKVHYQLADHTFSNTTFNIPGTGYLADWSIAAGDYNKDGYNDLLLGSGYGLTFWKSNETGTAYTNVTPGQYIFCQRTNFVDINNDGNLDAFSCHDVNRNVYYINDGNGEMTYYQSGTTPGAYSLGLTTTGGNYASLWTDYDNDGDVDMFISKCSGPPCELHRNDGNGVFTDVSALAGINVTPIQSWSSAIADFDNDGDMDILIGSNGGVGHKFFRNDLDKSNSVEEPFTNITAGSGWDTDGTNNRDYVAYDFDNNGWIDVLSAGGRIMFNQGNMTFVPATYGALNMGSIGDLNNDGFLDILNENTIRFAVPNGNHWIKVALKGTQSNSNGIGARVEIYGAWGKQMRDIRSGEGFEFMSSLNAHFGIGGATSIEKLVITWPNGTIDVIENPAIDSMVTVNEGAFPLAVTEAQGDAFVIYPNPVNDIINIKSKSDAAIIKAEVFDMTGKLIFKKESVNNTVPVNTLSSGTYIIKLLDVNGNQYTHKFVKL